The proteins below are encoded in one region of Silene latifolia isolate original U9 population chromosome 2, ASM4854445v1, whole genome shotgun sequence:
- the LOC141641345 gene encoding endoglucanase 13-like translates to MASMKNTLKLFVVLICIFVNGVFSTNYKEALTKSLLYYEAQRSGILPADQRVNWRGNSALKDGQDAGVDLVGGYYDAGDNVKFGFPMAYTITMLAWSAVEYGSQLKAQNELQNALSGIKWGTDYFIKAHPQPNLFYAQVGEGDSDHQCWERPEDMTTPRTVYKIDEQSPGSDLAAETAAAFAAASIAFKNVDPKYSSLLLTHAKQLFDFATSHQGKYSDSIPAAAKYYSSSGFQDELMWGAAWLYRATNEDSYKQIVGNSQAGGTRTMFSWDDKYVGAQILVAKEILEGKVANSGNWGQHKEQVEEFLCNCVQKGNHNVIKSNGGLLWFDEWNNLQYTVSASFALTVYADYLSTSGQPLKCSSSLVNPSELTAFATSQVEYILGANPQKRSYMVGFGSNYPQKVHHRASSIVSLKMNRAPVGCSDGFTNWFYKDQPNPNILVGAVVGGPDKNDNYVDDRGNYQKAEPSTSTPPGLVGVLARIS, encoded by the exons ATGGCATCCATGAAGAACACCCTAAAATTGTTTGTTGTGTTAATATGTATTTTTGTTAATGGAGTTTTTTCTACAAATTATAAGGAGGCCTTAACGAAATCATTGTTATACTATGAAGCTCAAAGATCAGGCATTTTGCCTGCTGATCAACGCGTTAACTGGCGCGGGAATTCTGCTTTAAAAGATGGACAAGACGCTGGG gTGGATTTGGTAGGAGGATACTATGACGCAGGGGACAATGTAAAATTCGGATTTCCAATGGCATACACAATAACAATGCTAGCATGGAGTGCAGTCGAGTACGGGTCGCAACTGAAGGCCCAAAATGAACTCCAAAATGCATTATCAGGCATCAAATGGGGCACTGACTATTTCATAAAGGCACACCCTCAGCCAAACCTCTTCTATGCCCAAGTCGGTGAAGGCGACTCGGATCACCAGTGCTGGGAACGGCCTGAGGATATGACGACTCCTAGGACGGTTTATAAGATTGATGAGCAGAGCCCTGGTTCTGATTTGGCAGCTGAAACTGCTGCTGCTTTCGCTGCCGCTTCTATTGCTTTCAAAAATGTTGATCCTAAGTATTCTTCCTTGCTTCTTACTCATGCTAAACAGTTGTTTGATTTTGCGACGAGCCATCAAGGAAAATACTCGGATAGTATTCCAGCCGCTGCTAAATATTACTCTAGCAGTGGTTTTCAG GATGAATTAATGTGGGGAGCAGCATGGTTATATAGAGCGACGAACGAAGATTCGTATAAGCAAATAGTAGGCAACTCTCAAGCTGGTGGAACCAGAACAATGTTCTCTTGGGATGACAAGTATGTTGGTGCTCAAATTCTAGTAGCCAAG GAAATTCTAGAGGGAAAGGTAGCAAACAGCGGAAATTGGGGACAACATAAAGAGCAAGTAGAAGAATTCTTGTGCAATTGTGTACAAAAGGGGAACCACAACGTGATTAAGAGTAATGGAGGATTATTATGGTTTGATGAATGGAATAATCTTCAGTACACAGTCTCTGCTTCTTTTGCCTTAACTGTTTATGCTGACTACCTCTCTACTTCTGGTCAACCTCTCAAATGCTCTTCTTCTTTGGTCAATCCTTCTGAATTGACTGCTTTTGCCACATCACAG GTTGAGTATATACTTGGTGCTAACCCACAAAAGAGAAGTTACATGGTAGGATTCGGGTCGAACTACCCTCAAAAGGTCCATCATAGAGCATCATCAATAGTATCCCTTAAGATGAATCGAGCTCCAGTCGGGTGCAGCGATGGGTTCACCAATTGGTTTTACAAGGATCAACCAAACCCGAATATTTTGGTCGGGGCAGTCGTAGGTGGGCCCGATAAAAATGATAATTATGTGGATGATAGGGGAAACTATCAGAAGGCTGAGCCCAGCACATCTACTCCTCCTGGCCTTGTTGGAGTGCTTGCTAGAATTTCTTGA